The Amycolatopsis sp. 195334CR genome includes a window with the following:
- a CDS encoding MFS transporter, with the protein MRTIESGERARLRWSLVLLALAQLIFSLDLNIVFVALPEIGAELGFTGQTQQWVVSAYVVFAGGFLLLGGRAADLLGRRRIFVTALALYAVSSLAGGLATSPALIVVARAVQGVGGALLLPSTLSLIGTLFEEGPRRNRALAVWGGAGASGLTVGALLGGVLTEAFGWPAVFLVNVPLAGAVAVAALVVIPRDVASRAGRRFDLPGAVAVTAGATLLVFALVQGPEIGWASPVIVLAAIAAVGLLALFARLEARGRDPLLPLRLLKNRSLVVAVVVTFLFMGTFGTLPYFLTVLLQTVHGLSALQTGLLFLVPSIAIATGTQLGERMTNRLGVRTTLLAAFAVGAVGTAVLAWGADEGSSVAAALPGLVVSGVGQGVVWTAMWIAAATGTPAGEQGVASGLASTTLNVGNAVGLAVLIAVSHAGAVSLADGGALAILLAAGGMLLGVLVTATLPRC; encoded by the coding sequence ATGCGTACTATCGAATCTGGGGAACGCGCCCGGCTCCGCTGGAGCCTGGTGCTGCTGGCGCTGGCACAGCTGATCTTTTCGCTGGACCTGAACATCGTTTTCGTGGCGCTGCCGGAGATCGGCGCGGAGCTGGGCTTCACCGGGCAGACGCAGCAGTGGGTGGTCAGCGCCTACGTGGTCTTCGCCGGTGGCTTCCTGCTGCTCGGCGGCCGCGCGGCGGACCTGCTGGGCCGCCGCCGGATCTTCGTCACCGCGCTCGCGCTGTACGCGGTGTCCTCGCTGGCCGGCGGGCTCGCCACCAGCCCGGCGCTGATCGTGGTGGCCAGGGCGGTGCAGGGCGTCGGCGGCGCGTTGCTGCTGCCGTCCACGCTGTCGCTGATCGGCACGCTGTTCGAAGAGGGACCGCGGCGCAACCGCGCGCTGGCCGTCTGGGGTGGCGCGGGGGCGAGCGGGCTGACCGTCGGCGCGCTGCTCGGCGGGGTGCTCACCGAGGCGTTCGGCTGGCCCGCGGTGTTCCTGGTCAACGTGCCGCTGGCGGGCGCGGTGGCCGTCGCCGCGCTGGTGGTGATCCCGCGTGACGTCGCCTCGCGGGCCGGTCGCCGGTTCGACCTGCCCGGCGCGGTCGCCGTGACCGCGGGCGCCACGCTGCTGGTGTTCGCGCTCGTACAGGGGCCGGAAATCGGCTGGGCGTCACCGGTGATCGTGCTGGCCGCGATCGCCGCGGTGGGGCTGCTGGCGTTGTTCGCACGGCTGGAAGCACGCGGACGCGATCCGCTGCTTCCGTTGCGGTTGCTGAAGAATCGCAGTCTGGTGGTGGCCGTCGTGGTGACCTTCCTGTTCATGGGCACGTTCGGCACGCTGCCGTACTTCCTGACCGTGTTGCTGCAGACCGTGCACGGGCTGAGCGCGCTGCAGACCGGGCTGCTGTTCCTGGTGCCGTCGATCGCGATCGCCACCGGCACGCAACTCGGCGAGCGGATGACGAACCGGCTCGGGGTGCGGACCACGCTGCTGGCCGCGTTCGCCGTGGGCGCGGTGGGGACCGCGGTGCTGGCGTGGGGTGCGGACGAGGGCAGTTCGGTGGCCGCCGCGCTGCCCGGGCTGGTGGTTTCCGGGGTGGGGCAGGGCGTGGTCTGGACGGCGATGTGGATCGCCGCGGCCACCGGGACCCCGGCGGGGGAGCAGGGCGTGGCTTCGGGCCTGGCGTCGACGACGCTGAACGTGGGGAACGCGGTGGGCCTGGCGGTGCTGATCGCCGTCTCGCACGCGGGCGCGGTTTCACTGGCCGACGGCGGCGCACTGGCGATCCTGCTGGCCGCCGGGGGCATGCTGCTGGGCGTGCTCGTCACCGCCACCCTGCCGCGCTGCTGA
- a CDS encoding cellulase family glycosylhydrolase yields MKKRLALISALLAALAGLAVPASAAAPAPGFHVQNGRLYEANGAEFVMRGVNHAHTWYRSETSSFANIKALGANTVRVVLSSGHQWTKNDAADVSTVVSRCKQNRLICVLEVHDTTGYGEQGAAVSLDAAANYWLEVKNSIIGQEQYVIVNIGNEPWGNTGYAGWTDATKSAIGKLRAGGLTHTLMVDAPNWGQDWSFTMRDNAAAVFAADTQKNTMFSVHMYGVFDTAAEITDYLGRFTSAGLPILVGEFGHNHSDGNPDEDTILATTQAERLGYLGWSWSGNGGGVEYLDMVTSFNPAALTSWGQRIFNGANGIKQTAKEATVFGGDNVDTQAPTTPGTPTASGVTATSVKLDWTASTDNTGVTGYDVVRISGTTEAAAVSASTNTATVTGLSPVTAYTFAVYARDAAGNRSARSGTVAVTTGPAGAGACTVGYQVTGQWSGGYQAEVTLTNTGTSALDGWQLGWTFTGGQTITNLWHGVPVQTGASVVVTNAAYNKVLAAGGSVKIGFTGSWTGSNPAPASFALNGATCSAA; encoded by the coding sequence ATGAAAAAGAGACTGGCTCTGATCAGTGCGTTGCTGGCGGCGCTGGCGGGACTGGCGGTTCCCGCGAGCGCCGCCGCCCCGGCGCCGGGGTTCCACGTCCAGAACGGGCGGTTGTACGAGGCCAACGGCGCCGAGTTCGTCATGCGCGGGGTCAACCACGCGCACACCTGGTACCGCAGCGAGACCAGCTCGTTCGCCAACATCAAGGCGCTCGGCGCCAACACCGTCCGCGTGGTGCTCTCCTCCGGCCACCAGTGGACCAAGAACGACGCCGCCGACGTGTCCACTGTGGTCTCGCGCTGCAAGCAGAACCGGCTCATCTGCGTGCTCGAGGTCCACGACACCACCGGCTACGGCGAGCAGGGTGCCGCCGTCTCGCTGGACGCCGCGGCGAACTACTGGCTGGAGGTGAAGAACTCGATCATCGGCCAGGAGCAGTACGTCATCGTCAACATCGGCAACGAGCCGTGGGGCAACACCGGCTACGCGGGCTGGACCGACGCGACGAAGTCCGCCATCGGAAAGCTGCGCGCGGGCGGGCTGACGCACACCCTGATGGTCGACGCCCCCAACTGGGGCCAGGACTGGTCGTTCACCATGCGCGACAACGCGGCCGCCGTGTTCGCCGCGGACACGCAGAAGAACACGATGTTCTCGGTGCACATGTACGGCGTGTTCGACACCGCCGCGGAGATCACCGACTACCTCGGCCGGTTCACCTCCGCCGGGCTGCCGATCCTGGTCGGCGAGTTCGGGCACAACCACTCCGACGGCAATCCCGACGAGGACACCATTCTCGCCACCACGCAGGCGGAGCGGCTCGGCTACCTCGGCTGGTCGTGGAGCGGCAACGGCGGCGGCGTGGAGTACCTCGACATGGTCACCAGCTTCAACCCCGCCGCGCTGACCTCCTGGGGACAGCGGATCTTCAACGGGGCCAACGGGATCAAGCAGACCGCCAAGGAGGCCACCGTCTTCGGTGGTGACAACGTTGACACCCAGGCGCCGACCACCCCGGGCACGCCGACGGCCTCCGGGGTGACCGCCACCAGCGTGAAACTGGACTGGACGGCGTCCACCGACAACACCGGCGTGACCGGGTACGACGTGGTCCGGATCAGCGGCACCACCGAGGCGGCGGCGGTTTCGGCGAGCACGAACACCGCGACGGTCACCGGCCTCTCCCCCGTCACGGCGTACACCTTCGCCGTCTACGCCCGCGACGCGGCGGGCAACCGCTCGGCGCGCTCGGGCACGGTCGCGGTGACCACCGGCCCGGCGGGCGCGGGCGCCTGCACGGTCGGCTACCAGGTGACCGGGCAGTGGTCCGGCGGCTACCAGGCGGAGGTCACCCTGACCAACACCGGCACCAGCGCGCTCGACGGCTGGCAACTCGGCTGGACCTTCACCGGCGGGCAGACCATCACGAACCTGTGGCACGGCGTGCCGGTGCAGACCGGGGCGTCGGTGGTGGTCACCAACGCCGCGTACAACAAGGTCCTCGCGGCGGGCGGTTCGGTGAAGATCGGCTTCACCGGCTCGTGGACCGGCAGCAATCCGGCCCCGGCCTCGTTCGCCCTGAACGGCGCCACCTGCTCGGCGGCCTGA
- a CDS encoding glycoside hydrolase family 48 protein, with amino-acid sequence MRSRLFARPRRARPLPALAAVALMGAAATVGLTPAATAADVACTVTYKVGSEWGNGFGATVDVRNEGTEALDWNLTWTFPDGQQITQLWNGTHTQTGSAVSVRGVNWNRTLATGATAQFGFNASKGAQNRVPADFAVNGTACTGANKAPGVQLTKPAANSSYAVPAEIPLEASASDSDGTVQKVEFYAGTQLLGTDTTAPYQYNWTGAAAGEYSVTAKAFDNKGATSMSTPVAVKVLAAPAVVTTPSKVNVKQGGTTTVDVKLAVQPSGPVTVTVARASGSTDLTASPATLSFTTANWNVGQPVTISSAANGGAPATASFSVTAPGLTAAPIDVTELDPAASDYQAAFLEQYNKIKDPDSGYFRNFGGLLVPYHSVETLLVEAPDHGHQTTSEAFSYYLWLEAAYGQLQGDWAPFNAAWASMEKYIIPAKADQPTNDKYNASKPATYAPEHPRMDKYPSQLESSVPVGADPIAAELKAAYGTDDIYGMHWLIDVDNTYGFGRCGDGTTAPAYMNTYQRGSSESVWETIPQPSCDTFAHGGPNGYLDLFTKDASYAKQWKYTNAPDADARAVQVAHLANQWATAQGKGAQIADTVKKASKMGDYLRYAMFDKYFKKIGNCVGPSSCPAGSGKNSEHYLMSWYYAWGGATDTSAGWAWRIGDGAAHQGYQNPLAAHALANDPALKPISATGAQDWAKSLERQLEFLQWLQSSEGGIAGGATNSWEGNYGTPPAGLPTFYGMYYDYQPVWHDPPSNRWFGFQAWGLERVAALYQQTGDARAKKILDKWVPWAIDNTTVGTGGQFAIPNDLQWTGNPDTWNPSSPGANSGLHVTVLNHSQDVGVAAAYAKILLNYAAKSGNAEARTVGEGLLDAMLAHTDEIGIAVPETRADYNRFDDEYNATSGEGVYVPPGWTGEMPNGDQIAAGADFLSIRSFYTDDPQWPKVQDYLDGGPAPTLTYHRFWAQAEIATAFSTHVQLFGSGG; translated from the coding sequence TTGAGATCACGACTATTCGCCAGGCCGAGGCGGGCGCGGCCGCTGCCCGCGCTGGCCGCGGTGGCCCTGATGGGCGCCGCGGCCACGGTGGGGCTGACGCCCGCGGCCACCGCCGCCGACGTGGCCTGCACGGTGACCTACAAGGTGGGCAGTGAGTGGGGCAACGGCTTCGGCGCCACCGTGGACGTGCGCAACGAAGGCACCGAGGCGCTGGACTGGAATCTCACCTGGACCTTCCCCGACGGCCAGCAGATCACCCAGCTGTGGAACGGCACGCACACCCAGACCGGGTCCGCGGTGAGCGTGCGCGGGGTGAACTGGAACCGGACGCTGGCCACCGGTGCCACCGCGCAGTTCGGCTTCAACGCCAGCAAGGGCGCGCAGAACCGGGTGCCTGCCGACTTCGCGGTCAACGGCACGGCGTGCACCGGGGCGAACAAGGCCCCCGGCGTGCAGCTGACCAAGCCCGCCGCGAACTCCTCCTACGCGGTCCCGGCCGAGATCCCGCTCGAAGCCAGCGCCAGCGACTCCGACGGCACGGTGCAGAAGGTGGAGTTCTACGCCGGGACGCAGCTGCTCGGCACGGACACCACCGCGCCGTACCAGTACAACTGGACCGGCGCGGCCGCCGGTGAGTACTCGGTGACCGCCAAGGCCTTCGACAACAAGGGCGCGACCTCGATGTCCACCCCGGTCGCGGTGAAGGTGCTCGCCGCCCCCGCGGTGGTCACCACGCCGTCGAAGGTCAACGTCAAGCAGGGCGGCACCACCACGGTGGACGTCAAGCTGGCGGTGCAGCCCAGCGGCCCGGTCACGGTGACCGTGGCCAGGGCGTCGGGCAGCACGGACCTGACCGCCAGCCCGGCCACGCTCTCGTTCACCACGGCCAACTGGAACGTCGGCCAGCCGGTGACGATCAGCTCGGCGGCCAACGGCGGCGCCCCGGCCACGGCCAGCTTCTCGGTCACCGCGCCGGGCCTGACCGCGGCGCCGATCGACGTGACCGAACTGGACCCGGCCGCCTCCGACTACCAGGCGGCGTTCCTGGAGCAGTACAACAAGATCAAGGACCCGGACAGCGGCTACTTCCGCAATTTCGGCGGGCTGCTGGTGCCGTACCACTCGGTGGAGACGCTGCTGGTGGAGGCACCGGACCACGGGCACCAGACCACCTCGGAGGCGTTCAGCTACTACCTGTGGCTGGAGGCCGCCTACGGTCAGCTGCAGGGTGACTGGGCCCCGTTCAACGCGGCCTGGGCGTCGATGGAGAAGTACATCATCCCGGCGAAGGCCGACCAGCCCACCAACGACAAGTACAACGCGAGCAAGCCCGCGACGTACGCGCCGGAACACCCGCGGATGGACAAGTACCCGTCGCAGCTGGAGAGCTCGGTGCCGGTCGGGGCCGACCCGATCGCGGCCGAGCTGAAGGCCGCCTACGGCACCGACGACATCTACGGCATGCACTGGCTGATCGACGTCGACAACACCTACGGCTTCGGCCGCTGCGGGGACGGCACCACCGCCCCGGCGTACATGAACACCTACCAGCGCGGGTCCAGCGAGTCGGTGTGGGAGACCATCCCGCAGCCCTCGTGCGACACCTTCGCGCACGGCGGCCCGAACGGGTACCTCGACCTGTTCACCAAGGACGCCAGCTACGCCAAGCAGTGGAAGTACACCAACGCCCCCGACGCCGACGCGCGCGCGGTGCAGGTGGCGCACCTGGCCAACCAGTGGGCCACCGCGCAGGGCAAGGGCGCGCAGATCGCCGACACCGTGAAGAAGGCGTCGAAGATGGGCGACTACCTGCGGTACGCCATGTTCGACAAGTACTTCAAGAAGATCGGCAACTGCGTCGGCCCGAGCAGCTGCCCGGCGGGCAGCGGCAAGAACAGCGAGCACTACCTGATGTCCTGGTACTACGCCTGGGGTGGCGCGACCGACACCTCGGCGGGCTGGGCGTGGCGCATCGGCGACGGCGCGGCCCACCAGGGTTACCAGAACCCGCTCGCCGCGCACGCGCTGGCCAACGACCCGGCGCTCAAGCCGATCTCGGCCACCGGCGCGCAGGACTGGGCCAAGAGCCTGGAGCGGCAGCTGGAGTTCCTGCAGTGGCTGCAGTCGTCCGAAGGCGGTATCGCCGGTGGCGCGACGAACAGCTGGGAGGGCAACTACGGCACCCCGCCGGCCGGGCTGCCGACCTTCTACGGCATGTACTACGACTACCAGCCGGTCTGGCACGACCCGCCGAGCAACCGTTGGTTCGGCTTCCAGGCGTGGGGGCTGGAGCGGGTGGCCGCGCTGTACCAGCAGACCGGGGACGCGCGGGCGAAGAAGATCCTGGACAAGTGGGTGCCGTGGGCGATCGACAACACCACCGTCGGCACCGGTGGCCAGTTCGCCATCCCGAACGACCTGCAGTGGACCGGGAACCCGGACACCTGGAACCCGTCCTCGCCGGGGGCGAACTCCGGGCTGCACGTCACCGTGCTCAACCACAGCCAGGATGTCGGCGTGGCGGCCGCGTACGCGAAGATCCTGCTGAACTACGCGGCGAAGTCCGGCAACGCCGAGGCCAGGACCGTGGGTGAGGGCCTGCTCGACGCGATGCTGGCGCACACCGACGAGATCGGGATCGCGGTGCCGGAGACGCGGGCGGACTACAACCGCTTCGACGACGAGTACAACGCGACCAGCGGCGAGGGCGTGTACGTGCCGCCGGGCTGGACCGGGGAGATGCCCAACGGCGACCAGATCGCCGCGGGTGCGGACTTCCTGTCCATCCGGTCGTTCTACACCGACGACCCGCAGTGGCCGAAGGTCCAGGACTATTTGGACGGCGGACCGGCGCCGACGCTGACCTACCACCGGTTCTGGGCGCAGGCCGAGATCGCCACGGCGTTCTCGACCCATGTGCAGTTGTTCGGTTCAGGTGGTTGA
- a CDS encoding glycoside hydrolase family 9 protein, protein MPHRRSPALLAAAALLTTALATPAQASVEAGFNYGEALQKSILFYDAQRSGVLGPGNRVNWRGDSALTDGQDAGLDLTGGFYDAGDHVKFGLPFASSMTMLAWGAVEEPAAYQRSGQLPHLKSNLKWGTDWLLRAHPQPNVLYGQVGSGNPDHAWWGPAEVMPMARPSYKIDASCPGSDLAGEAAAALASSSMVFAGDDPAYAQTLVQHAKQLYQFADTHRGKYSDCITDAANFYRSWSGYTDELVWAAAWLYRATGDPAYLAKAEAEYGNLATEPQSSERSYKWTIAWDDKSYGAYVLLAELTGGARYFTDANRWLDYWTTGHNGQRVRYSPGGQAHLDTWGSLRYAANTAFAALVHSENVTDPARKARYHDFGVRQIDYTLGDNPRKSSYLIGFGQNPPRNPHHRTAHGSWTDNLQQPAQNRHVLFGALVGGPGQPDDSYVDNRGDYVANEVALDYNAAYTGALAKLYDEFGGTPLGNFPVPETADGPELYVQGAATQQSATFTEVKMYVLNTSAWPARALTGGKVRYYFTLDGTTTPGQLSVTTNYNQCGTASAPIQHSGSVYYVEIPCPVTIAPAGQSAHRKEIQVRITSAGSWNPANDWSYAGLPSGSGAQPANTANIVLTDPAGTRLWGSAPAG, encoded by the coding sequence GTGCCCCACCGCCGCTCTCCAGCGCTGCTCGCGGCCGCCGCCCTGCTCACCACCGCACTCGCCACCCCGGCCCAGGCTTCGGTCGAGGCCGGGTTCAACTACGGTGAGGCGCTCCAGAAGTCGATCCTGTTCTACGACGCCCAGCGCTCCGGCGTCCTCGGCCCGGGCAACCGGGTGAACTGGCGCGGTGATTCCGCGTTGACCGACGGCCAGGACGCCGGCCTCGACCTGACCGGGGGTTTCTACGACGCCGGTGACCACGTGAAGTTCGGCCTGCCCTTCGCCTCCAGCATGACCATGCTGGCCTGGGGCGCGGTCGAGGAACCCGCCGCGTACCAGCGTTCCGGCCAGCTGCCGCACCTGAAGTCGAACCTGAAGTGGGGCACCGACTGGCTGCTCAGGGCGCACCCGCAGCCGAACGTCCTCTATGGACAGGTGGGCAGCGGGAACCCCGACCACGCCTGGTGGGGCCCGGCCGAGGTGATGCCGATGGCGCGGCCGTCGTACAAGATCGACGCGAGCTGCCCCGGTTCGGACCTCGCCGGTGAGGCCGCCGCGGCGCTGGCCTCCTCCTCGATGGTCTTCGCCGGTGACGACCCGGCGTACGCGCAAACCCTGGTGCAGCACGCGAAACAGCTCTACCAGTTCGCGGACACCCACCGCGGCAAGTACAGCGACTGCATCACCGACGCGGCCAACTTCTACCGCTCGTGGAGCGGTTACACCGACGAGCTGGTGTGGGCGGCGGCCTGGCTGTACCGGGCCACCGGCGATCCCGCCTACCTCGCCAAGGCCGAAGCCGAGTACGGCAACCTGGCCACCGAACCGCAGAGCAGCGAACGCTCCTACAAGTGGACGATCGCCTGGGACGACAAGTCCTACGGCGCCTACGTGCTGCTCGCCGAGCTGACCGGCGGCGCGCGCTACTTCACCGACGCCAACCGGTGGCTCGACTACTGGACCACCGGCCACAACGGGCAGCGGGTGCGGTACTCCCCCGGCGGACAGGCCCACCTGGACACCTGGGGGTCGCTGCGCTACGCCGCCAACACCGCCTTCGCCGCGCTGGTGCACAGCGAGAACGTGACCGATCCGGCGCGCAAGGCGCGGTACCACGACTTCGGCGTCCGGCAGATCGACTACACCCTCGGCGACAACCCGAGGAAGTCGAGCTACCTGATCGGCTTCGGGCAGAACCCGCCGCGCAACCCGCACCACCGGACCGCGCACGGCAGCTGGACCGACAACCTCCAGCAGCCCGCGCAGAACCGGCACGTGCTCTTCGGCGCGCTGGTCGGCGGCCCCGGCCAGCCCGATGACTCCTATGTGGACAACCGGGGCGACTACGTGGCCAACGAGGTCGCGCTCGACTACAACGCCGCCTACACCGGTGCGCTGGCCAAGCTGTACGACGAGTTCGGCGGCACGCCGCTGGGGAACTTCCCGGTGCCGGAAACCGCCGACGGCCCCGAGCTGTACGTGCAGGGCGCGGCCACCCAGCAGAGCGCCACCTTCACCGAGGTGAAGATGTACGTGCTGAACACCTCGGCCTGGCCGGCGCGGGCGCTGACCGGCGGCAAGGTCCGCTACTACTTCACCCTCGACGGCACCACCACGCCGGGGCAGCTTTCGGTCACCACGAACTACAACCAGTGCGGCACCGCCTCCGCGCCGATCCAGCACAGCGGCAGCGTCTACTACGTCGAGATCCCCTGCCCGGTGACGATCGCCCCGGCCGGGCAGAGCGCGCACCGCAAGGAGATCCAGGTCCGGATCACCAGCGCGGGCTCCTGGAACCCGGCCAACGACTGGTCCTACGCGGGACTGCCCTCGGGCAGCGGCGCGCAGCCGGCGAACACCGCGAACATCGTGCTGACCGATCCGGCGGGCACCCGGCTCTGGGGCAGTGCCCCGGCGGGCTGA
- a CDS encoding lytic polysaccharide monooxygenase, with translation MTKKRAGTALAAVTALVAGLLTMVLGAPGASAHGALMKAGSRTFLCWQDGLSPQGNIVPINPACSAAVNQSGANSLYNWFSVLRSDGAGRTRGFIPDGQLCSGGNPSFSGFNGTGNWPLTHLTSGANFNFSYNAWAAHPGWFYLYVTKNGWNPDAPLRWDDLEDQPFLTVDHPPVTGSVGSVEAQYKWSGALPSGKSGRHIIYSVWKRSDSAETFYGCSDVTFDGGNGEVTGVKDSTGTPPATGSCVAEYAVTSTWNGGHQAEVTVKNQGTTPLSGWRANWTLPAGQTVNSVWNGTQTQSGDQVTVRNVDWNAGVAANGSAKFGLSVNSPGSTPVVPAVTCQSP, from the coding sequence GTGACAAAGAAAAGGGCGGGTACCGCACTCGCCGCCGTCACCGCTCTGGTGGCCGGTTTGCTCACCATGGTGCTGGGCGCGCCGGGGGCGTCGGCGCACGGCGCGCTGATGAAAGCGGGCAGCCGGACCTTCCTCTGCTGGCAGGACGGGCTCAGTCCGCAGGGCAACATCGTGCCGATCAACCCCGCCTGCTCGGCGGCGGTGAACCAGAGCGGGGCGAATTCGCTCTACAACTGGTTCTCTGTGCTCCGGTCCGACGGGGCGGGCCGGACCCGCGGCTTCATCCCCGACGGGCAGCTCTGCTCCGGCGGCAACCCCAGCTTCTCCGGCTTCAACGGGACCGGGAACTGGCCGCTGACGCACCTGACCTCCGGGGCGAACTTCAACTTCTCCTACAACGCCTGGGCCGCCCACCCCGGCTGGTTCTACCTCTACGTGACCAAGAACGGCTGGAACCCCGACGCCCCGCTGCGCTGGGACGACCTGGAGGACCAGCCGTTCCTGACCGTGGACCACCCGCCGGTGACCGGCTCGGTGGGCAGCGTGGAGGCGCAGTACAAGTGGTCCGGCGCGCTCCCGTCGGGCAAGAGCGGACGCCACATCATCTACTCGGTGTGGAAGCGCTCGGACAGCGCGGAGACCTTCTACGGCTGCTCCGACGTCACCTTCGACGGCGGGAACGGCGAGGTCACCGGGGTCAAGGACAGCACGGGCACGCCACCGGCCACCGGGAGCTGCGTGGCCGAGTACGCGGTCACCAGCACCTGGAACGGCGGACACCAGGCCGAGGTGACGGTGAAGAACCAGGGCACCACCCCGCTGTCGGGCTGGCGGGCGAACTGGACGCTGCCCGCCGGGCAGACGGTCAACAGCGTGTGGAACGGCACGCAGACCCAGTCCGGTGATCAGGTGACGGTGCGCAACGTGGACTGGAACGCCGGTGTGGCGGCCAACGGGTCCGCGAAGTTCGGGCTGTCGGTGAACTCGCCGGGCAGCACACCGGTGGTCCCGGCGGTCACCTGCCAGAGCCCGTAG